The following are from one region of the Nocardioides marmotae genome:
- a CDS encoding glycoside hydrolase family 13 protein, translated as MALNDPTPTGAEWWRHAVTYQVYVRSFADSDGDGVGDLPGITSRLPYLRDLGVDALWITPFYTSPQHDHGYDVADYCDVDPLFGTLADADTLVATAHDLGLKVIVDLVPNHSSNEHAWFQAALAAGPGSPERARYIFRDSPADRPGEPPNNWLSVFGGPAWTQVPDGQWYLHLFDSTQPDFDWRNPEVGEMFVDVLRFWLDRGVDGFRVDVAHGMVKEDGLRDQVVGEGEELGSGAPINEEHSMVERTLRDEPMWDQPEVHDVYRRWRTVLDEYDGDRMMVAEAWTQTPESMARFVRPDEMHQSFNFAWLLAPWSAKAFADVITGTLEAIAPVGASPTWVLSNHDVVRHTTRYGGGERGLARARAATMAMLALPGSSYLYQGEELGLEQVDVEPEFRQDPSWFRTGEVGRDGCRVPVPWSGDTPPYGFGPGTEQPWLPQPLDWKAMHVEAQAADPDSTLAFYRSALAARRTFATTGSDDVEILDSGSPEVLLFRRGPVTVAVNCGSEPVALPPGELLLASGPVVADLPPDTAAWLAG; from the coding sequence ATGGCTTTGAACGATCCAACCCCGACCGGCGCCGAGTGGTGGCGGCACGCGGTCACCTACCAGGTCTACGTGCGCAGCTTCGCCGACAGCGACGGTGACGGCGTCGGCGACCTGCCCGGCATCACCTCGCGGCTGCCGTACCTGCGCGACCTCGGCGTCGACGCCTTGTGGATCACGCCGTTCTACACCTCGCCCCAGCACGACCACGGGTACGACGTGGCCGACTACTGCGACGTCGACCCGCTGTTCGGCACGCTCGCCGACGCCGACACCCTCGTGGCGACGGCCCACGACCTGGGCCTGAAGGTGATCGTCGACCTGGTGCCCAACCACAGCTCGAACGAGCACGCGTGGTTCCAGGCCGCGCTGGCCGCGGGGCCGGGCAGCCCCGAGCGGGCCCGCTACATCTTCCGCGACTCCCCCGCCGACCGGCCCGGCGAGCCGCCGAACAACTGGCTCTCGGTCTTCGGCGGCCCGGCATGGACCCAGGTGCCGGACGGCCAGTGGTACCTCCACCTCTTCGACTCCACCCAGCCCGACTTCGACTGGCGCAACCCCGAGGTCGGCGAGATGTTCGTCGACGTCCTGCGCTTCTGGCTCGACCGCGGCGTGGACGGCTTCCGGGTGGACGTCGCCCACGGCATGGTCAAGGAGGACGGCCTGCGCGACCAGGTGGTCGGCGAGGGCGAGGAGCTCGGCAGCGGGGCACCGATCAACGAGGAGCACTCGATGGTCGAGCGGACCCTGCGCGACGAGCCGATGTGGGACCAGCCCGAGGTCCACGACGTCTACCGCCGCTGGCGCACCGTGCTCGACGAGTACGACGGCGACCGGATGATGGTGGCCGAGGCGTGGACCCAGACGCCGGAGTCGATGGCCCGCTTCGTGCGCCCCGACGAGATGCACCAGTCCTTCAACTTCGCCTGGCTGCTCGCGCCGTGGTCGGCCAAGGCCTTCGCCGACGTCATCACCGGCACCCTCGAGGCGATCGCCCCCGTGGGCGCCTCCCCGACCTGGGTGCTGAGCAACCACGACGTCGTCCGGCACACCACGCGGTACGGCGGCGGCGAGCGCGGCCTGGCGCGCGCCCGCGCCGCGACGATGGCGATGCTCGCGCTGCCCGGCTCCTCCTACCTCTACCAGGGCGAGGAGCTCGGCCTCGAGCAGGTCGACGTGGAGCCGGAGTTCCGCCAGGACCCGTCCTGGTTCCGCACCGGCGAGGTCGGCCGCGACGGCTGCCGGGTCCCGGTGCCGTGGAGCGGCGACACCCCGCCGTACGGGTTCGGCCCGGGCACGGAGCAGCCGTGGCTGCCGCAGCCGCTGGACTGGAAGGCGATGCACGTCGAGGCGCAGGCGGCCGACCCCGACTCGACGCTGGCGTTCTACCGCTCGGCGCTTGCCGCGCGGCGTACCTTCGCCACCACCGGGAGCGACGACGTCGAGATCCTCGACTCCGGCTCCCCGGAGGTGCTGCTCTTCCGGCGCGGGCCGGTGACCGTGGCGGTCAACTGCGGGTCCGAGCCCGTCGCACTGCCGCCCGGTGAGCTGCTGCTGGCCAGCGGCCCGGTCGTCGCCGACCTGCCGCCGGACACCGCGGCCTGGCTGGCCGGCTGA